In the Pseudolabrys taiwanensis genome, one interval contains:
- a CDS encoding Bug family tripartite tricarboxylate transporter substrate binding protein translates to MRIRHMWAALVLFVAGTAAAGAQTFPSRTVTIVSPYQAGGTSDIIARLMAQKLQERWGKPVIVENKPGANGGVGVNTVTSAAPDGHTLLAVASSALTLNPIFYPKLSYDVARDLAPITRTGLVANVLVVTPSLQANNVPSLIALAKAKPGMLTYASQGSGSNGQVTGELFKQRAGIDLLHVPYKGSAPAVQDLLAGQVNMMFDNLPSVLPLIRAGKLRALAVTTAQRAPQLPDTPTIAESGLPGFDTSAWFALLAPKVTPEPLRAEIERAAIAVLMAPDTRDRLRELGVEVAADGSAELQRRIIAESAMWRDVITKAGMKIE, encoded by the coding sequence GTGCGCATACGTCATATGTGGGCGGCGCTCGTCCTGTTCGTCGCCGGCACGGCGGCGGCCGGCGCCCAGACCTTCCCCAGCCGGACGGTCACCATCGTCTCGCCCTACCAGGCCGGCGGCACCAGCGACATCATCGCGCGCCTGATGGCGCAGAAGCTCCAGGAGCGCTGGGGCAAGCCCGTCATCGTCGAGAACAAGCCCGGCGCCAACGGCGGCGTCGGCGTCAACACCGTCACAAGCGCCGCCCCCGACGGCCACACGCTGCTTGCCGTGGCCTCGAGCGCGCTGACGCTTAACCCGATCTTCTATCCTAAGTTAAGTTACGACGTAGCGCGTGACCTCGCGCCGATCACACGCACCGGTCTCGTCGCCAATGTGCTGGTCGTCACACCCTCGCTTCAGGCCAACAACGTGCCGTCGCTTATCGCGCTGGCAAAGGCCAAGCCCGGCATGCTGACTTATGCCTCGCAGGGAAGCGGTTCGAACGGCCAGGTCACGGGCGAACTGTTCAAGCAGCGCGCGGGGATTGATCTGCTCCACGTGCCGTACAAAGGCAGCGCGCCCGCCGTGCAGGATCTGCTCGCGGGCCAAGTTAATATGATGTTCGACAATCTGCCGTCCGTGCTTCCGCTCATCCGCGCGGGAAAGCTCCGCGCACTCGCGGTCACTACAGCACAGCGCGCCCCGCAGCTGCCTGATACGCCGACAATCGCCGAATCCGGATTACCCGGCTTCGACACCAGCGCGTGGTTTGCACTGCTTGCGCCGAAGGTGACGCCCGAGCCTTTACGCGCAGAGATCGAACGCGCCGCAATCGCCGTTCTCATGGCGCCCGACACACGCGATCGCCTGCGCGAGCTTGGCGTCGAAGTCGCCGCCGACGGCTCAGCCGAGCTTCAGCGACGTATCATCGCCGAATCGGCGATGTGGCGCGACGTGATCACCAAAGCGGGCATGAAGATCGAATAG